A single window of Larimichthys crocea isolate SSNF chromosome XII, L_crocea_2.0, whole genome shotgun sequence DNA harbors:
- the ush1ga gene encoding Usher syndrome type-1G protein homolog isoform X2, with translation MNDRYHKAARDGYLDLLKEATRKDLNAQDEDGMTPTLWAAYHGNLEALRLIVARGGNPDKCDIWGNTPLHLAAANGHHNCLFFLVSFGANIWCLDNDYHTPLDMAATKNHMDCVRYLDSIASKQTALNTKLVNKLKDRAFRDAERRIKQCVKMQKKHHKRMERKFHKEASEASASDAMSFSSFTGSSISHKLRNFNPASVSVPYSQATLHATNRGKTKIQKKLEKRKQGDGTFKIYEDGRKSVRSLSGLQLGNDVMFVKQGTYVNPKDRGHRNIRDMFPRDNYDAISRAMSEPDLHGPDVDYSEISTDSGHDSLFNRPGLGTMVFRRNYVSGGLFDLGSRDEASVSGSNVRLRSRLQQYPGLDEDSIGSAHSLQERNVVEVPWEEIELGLDDDDEPDSSPLEVFLATQSMVEFFSIFKREKIDLEALLLCSDNDLKSIHIPLGPRKKILDACKTRLETIEDPDCIEDTEL, from the exons ATGAATGACAGGTACCACAAGGCGGCCCGGGACGGCTACCTGGACCTGCTTAAGGAGGCGACTAGGAAGGATCTCAACGCGCAGGATGAGGATGGCATGACACCGACGTTATGGGCTGCTTATCACGGCAACCTGGAGGCTCTGCGGCTGATCGTGGCGAGGGG AGGAAACCCTGACAAGTGTGACATATGGGGGAACACACCGCTCCACCTGGCAGCTGCCAATGGTCACCACAACTGTCTTTTCTTCCTGGTATCTTTTGGTGCCAACATATGGTGTCTGGACAACGACTATCACACGCCGTTGGACATGGCCGCCACAAAGAATCACATGGATTGCGTCCGCTACCTGGATTCCATTGCTTCCAAGCAGACAGCCCTCAACACCAAGCTGGTCAACAAACTAAAGGATCGAGCGTTTCGGGATGCTGAGCGACGGATCAAACAGTGTGTAAAGATGCAAAAGAAACACCACAAACGCATGGAGCGGAAGTTTCATAAAGAGGCTTCAGAGGCTTCTGCTTCAGACGCCATGAGCTTTTCCAGCTTCACCGGCAGCTCTATTAGCCACAAACTGCGCAACTTTAATCCAGCTTCCGTCAGTGTGCCATATTCTCAG GCTACTCTCCATGCCACAAACCGAGGGAAGACAAAGATTcagaagaagctggagaagaggaaacaaggagatgGGACTTTTAAAATCTACGAGGATGGGAGGAAGAGTGTCCGCTCCCTGTCTGGCCTCCAGCTGGGCAACGATGTCATGTTTGTCAAACAGGGGACTTACGTCAACCCGAAGGACCGTGGCCACCGCAATATTCGTGACATGTTCCCCAGAGACAATTACGATGCCATTTCCCGTGCCATGAGTGAGCCGGACCTCCACGGGCCAGATGTGGACTATTCTGAGATCAGCACTGACTCTGGACATGATTCCCTGTTCAACCGGCCCGGTCTGGGCACCATGGTGTTTAGGAGGAACTATGTGAGTGGGGGGTTGTTTGACCTTGGCAGTCGGGATGAGGCCAGTGTATCAGGTAGTAATGTACGTCTACGCAGCCGGTTGCAGCAATACCCAGGTCTAGATGAAGACAGCATTGGCAGTGCACACAGCCTGCAGGAGAGGAACGTGGTAGAGGTGCCCTGGGAAGAAATCGAATTAGGGCTGGACGATGATGATGAGCCAGACTCAAGCCCTCTAGAGGTCTTCCTTGCCACACAGAGCATGGTCGAGTTTTTCTCCATCTTCAAGAGGGAGAAGATTGACCTTGAAGCACTGTTGCTATGCTCTGACAATGACCTTAAGAGTATCCATATCCCCTTAGGACCAAGGAAGAAGATTTTAGATGCCTGTAAGACAAGGCTGGAGACCATAGAGGACCCAGACTGCATTGAGGACACAGAACT ATGA
- the LOC104925076 gene encoding Golgi apparatus membrane protein TVP23 homolog B, with protein MRRQSQDAPLFGEEDDDFRPRRLKVRHPLASFFHLFFRTSAILVYLLCDFLSGRFIASMVTIILLLSCDFWTVKNVSGRLLVGLRWWNQVDEDGKSRWVFESRKGNDLKKTSGAESQIFWLGLIVCPIFWVIFVFSTIFTFKIKWLAVVIMGLVLQWANVYGYVRCKVGGTSDLRNVAKNYLGVQIFNLALKKSEAS; from the exons ATGCGGAGACAG tctcaggacGCTCCGCTCTTTGGGGAAGAGGACGATGACTTCAGGCCGAGGAGGCTCAAAGTCAG ACATCCACTGGCTTCGTTCTTCCACCTTTTCTTCCGAACAAGTGCCATCTTGGTCTACTTACTGTGCGATTTCCTCAGTGGCCGTTTCATTGCCTCCATGGTCACCATCATCCTCCTGCTGTCCTGTGACTTCTGGACTGTCAAG AACGTATCTGGCAGGTTGCTGGTGGGCCTTCGGTGGTGGAATCAAGTGGATGAAGATGGAAAGAGCCGCTGGGTATTTGAGTCGAGGAAG GGAAACGATCTGAAGAAAACATCAGGCGCAGAGTCACAGATTTTCTGGCTTGGACTAATCGTGTGTCCCATCTTCTGGGTCATTTTTGTATTCAGTACCATCTTTACATTCAAGATTAAATGGCTG GCTGTAGTAATCATGGGCTTGGTTTTACAATGGGCCAATGTGTATGGCTATGTCAGATGCAAGGTGGGTGGAACATCCGACCTGAGAAACGTGGCAAAGAACTATCTCGGTGTCCAGATTTTTAACCTG GCACTGAAGAAATCTGAGGCATCTTGA
- the LOC104925059 gene encoding tripartite motif-containing protein 16 gives MSTLSCNNEKNLKESQQNTDVKEETRDFSTETLLPQDVLCDSCIDSPSKALKSCLTCLVSYCEAHLRPHLENVKFQNHRLVDPLQDIDCRTCEIHLLPLDGFCLTDGCCVCLDCVNQEHVGHTTASVGEARTQIEVELQKKQEDISQSASATEKTIGKLQSNNDLIRCSVQEVCVIVEQQFARLHTTVEEARKGAVEVLEAEQRQALRQAEGIQAHLEQRRAELMKTLARMNKLSRSKCDVDFLQEYSEWKKGVSDVCMPTAYINRMDHLTSYAQVVTDATKELCDLILSSYREKLNLICKSGGKSPMPESPPSSQPDPETREDFLKYTRSLTFDPDTTHNFLHVKEDNRKLTNTSPWQHSYPDHPDRFEYWRQAVTLESLYQGRHYIEAELSGEGAHVGVTYKSIDRKGEQNTSCITGNDFSWCVGRNSRGFFAWHAGLEVPLEVTHITKVGLYVDFQTGSVSFYDVTDAMRLLHKYTANFIEPLYVTAWLSKKDNIVSLVDTK, from the exons ATGTCAACTCTCAGCTGTAACAATGAGAAGAATTTGAAGGAGAGTCAACAGAACACAGACGTTAAGGAGGAAACGAGAGATTTTTCCACTGAGACATTGCTGCCTCAAGATGTGTTATGTGACTCCTGCATAGACAGCCCCAGCAAGGCCCTAAAATCCTGCCTGACCTGCCTGGTTTCTTACTGCGAGGCCCATCTCAGACCCCATCTGGAGAATGTCAAATTTCAAAACCACCGTCTGGTCGATCCCCTCCAGGACATTGACTGTCGGACCTGTGAGATTCATCTGCTCCCTCTCGATGGCTTCTGTCTGACCgatggctgctgtgtgtgtctggactgTGTGAACCAGGAGCATGTAGGGCACACGACTGCGTCCGTGGGGGAGGCACGCACACAGATTGAG GTAGAGCTGCAGAAGAAGCAAGAAGATATCAGTCAGAGTGCTTCAGCAACCGAGAAAACAATTGGAAAACTACAGAGCAACAATGACTTGATTAGG tgttcagtgcaggaggtttgtgttattgttgaaCAGCAGTTTGCCAGGCTGCACACAACTGTAGAAGAGGCCAGAAAAGGGGCAGTGGAGGTGCTGGAGGCAGAGCAAAGACAGGCCCTCAGACAGGCAGAGGGAATCCAGGCACATCTGGAGCAACGAAGAGCAGAGCTGATGAAAACTTTGGCTCGAATGAACAAACTGTCCAGGAGCAAGTGTGATGTTGACTTCCTGCAG GAGTACTCAGAGTGGAAGAAAGGAGTGTCAGATGTATGTATGCCTACTGCGTATATCAACCGCATGGACCATCTAACATCTTATGCCCAAGTAGTGACTGATGCTACAAAGGAGCTGTGTGACCTGATCCTCTCCTCCTACAGGGAAAAACTGAACTTGATTTGTAAAAGTG GTGGTAAATCCCCAATGCCAGAATCTCCACCTTCATCCCAACCTGATCCTGAGACACGAGAGGACTTTTTGAAAT ACACAAGGAGTTTGACTTTTGACCCAGACACCACTCATAATTTCCTACATGTGAAGGAGGATAATAGAAAGCTGACCAACACCAGCCCCTGGCAGCACAGCTACCCAGACCACCCTGATCGCTTTGAATATTGGCGTCAGGCAGTGACTTTGGAGAGCCTTTACCAGGGGAGGCACTACATTGAAGCAGAGTTGAGTGGGGAAGGTGCACATGTAGGAGTCACGTACAAGAGTATCGATCGTAAGGGGGAGCAGAACACCAGCTGCATCACTGGGAATGACTTTTCCTGGTGCGTGGGAAGGAACAGCCGAGGATTCTTTGCTTGGCATGCTGGTCTTGAGGTGCCCTTGGAGGTCACTCATATCACAAAAGTTGGCTTATATGTTGACTTTCAGACGGGCTCTGTGTCGTTCTATGATGTAACTGATGCTATGAGGCTGCTCCACAAGTACACAGCTAATTTCATAGAGCCCTTGTATGTTACAGCTTGGCTGTCAAAGAAAGACAATATAGTTTCTCTGGTTGATACAAAATGA
- the otop2 gene encoding proton channel OTOP2 isoform X3 — protein sequence MTAKDRETEEAHLSNTSAPGQAGSPCEPDLNISSSGAVKERGRNWGWMLSGIICVNILILGCALVSGSAYNNVNIGTPDLQIFLIILLLLTSIWMIYYAFYTARQENAVVYKDGHAGPIWLRGGLVLFGLLSIIMDIFKIASYVGYLHCDSAVKVAFPVVQFVFILVQTYFLWIHAKDCVQIQKNITRCGLMLTLSTNLVVWMTAVTEESVHQTTIPDYPSNTTKHTGRSMYINKAGYGDDKCKCSHTSCSIFKDAYYYLYPFNIEYSLFASAMAYVLWKNVGRIIDEHTHHHIKFRLKDVFLGPVAGILLVVAGLATFIVYEMEMKKDYSDDGKKDKAVMMHFVMNIVIVTLMSVSTVIGCAIFRVDHREHVSDKNPTRSLDVGLLVGASLGQFIISYYTIVAMVGTGAKGYLNRLNLAWSILMVIQLGLQNFFIIEGLHREPFHEVHPVVTVVANPYVLQPSKELNNPELSEKDRIPSPVLTAHNQHSHAAEHKPKLLWKRRVLKEVSVFLLLGNVILWIMPAFGARPQFDHDTETDFYEFSMWAAVVNVGLPFGIFYRMHSVASLFEVFLTS from the exons ATGACGGCAaaagacagggagacagaggaggccCACCTGTCCAACACCAGTGCACCTGGTCAAGCGGGGAGCCCATGTGAACCCGACCTGAACATCTCTTCAAGTGGGGCTGTGAAGGAACGGGGTCGAAACTGGGGGTGGATGCTGTCTGGGATAATATGTGTCAACATTTTGATCCTCGGTTGTGCCCTGGTCAGCGGCAGCGCCTACAACAATGTGAACATCGGCACCCCTGACCTGCAGATTTTCCTGATCATCCTCCTCCTACTCACCTCCATCTGGATGATTTATTATGCCTTCTACACGGCCAGGCAAGAAAATGCTGTTGTTTACAAGGATGGCCATGCTGGACCTATATGGCTCAGGG GAGGACTTGTGCTATTTGGACTCCTCAGTATTATCATGGACATTTTCAAGATAGCCAGCTATGTGGGCTACCTCCACTGTGATTCTGCTGTAAAGGTTGCATTTCCCGTGGTGCAATTTGTTTTCATACTTGTGCAg ACATACTTTTTGTGGATCCACGCCAAGGACTGTGTGCAGATACAAAAGAACATAACACG CTGTGGGCTGATGCTCACCCTCTCCACAAATCTAGTTGTGTGGATGACTGCTGTCACCGAGGAGTCCGTTCACCAAACAACAATTCCCGATTACCCGAGCAACACCACTAAGCACACTGGACGAAGCATGTACATCAATAAAG CGGGTTATGGAGATGATAAGTGCAAGTGCAGCCACACTTCGTGCAGCATCTTCAAGGACGCCTACTACTACTTGTACCCCTTCAACATCGAGTACAGtctcttcgcctctgccatGGCTTATGTGTTATGGAAAAATGTTGGTAGAATAATAGATGAACATACCCACCACCACATCAAATTTCGGCTGAAGGATGTATTTCTTGGTCCTGTGGCAGGAATTCTCTTAGTGGTGGCAGGTCTGGCAACCTTCATTGTATATGAGATGGAAATGAAAAAGGACTATAGTGATGATGGCAAAAAGGACAAAGCAGTGATGATGCACTTTGTCATGAATATAGTGATAGTGACCCTGATGTCTGTGtccactgtgattggctgcgCCATCTTCAGGGTGGACCACAGGGAGCATGTATCGGACAAAAACCCCACACGCAGCCTGGATGTGGGACTGCTGGTGGGGGCCTCACTCGGACAGTTCATCATCAGCTATTACACAATCGTAGCTATGGTTGGAACTGGAGCCAAAGGTTACCTGAACAGGCTCAACCTGGCCTGGTCTATCCTCATGGTGATCCAGCTCGGCCTACAGAACTTTTTCATTATCGAAGGTTTACACCGGGAGCCCTTCCATGAGGTGCACCCGGTGGTCACTGTGGTTGCAAATCCATATGTGCTGCAGCCAAGCAAAGAGCTGAACAACCCTGAGTTATCAGAGAAGGACAGAATTCCCAGCCCAGTACTGACAGCACACAACCAGCACAGCCACGCGGCTGAGCACAAACCCAAACTGTTGTGGAAGAGACGTGTGTTGAAGgaagtcagtgtgtttttgctgctgggCAACGTCATA CTGTGGATCATGCCGGCCTTCGGAGCGCGTCCCCAGTTTGACCATGACACCGAAACTGATTTCTACGAATTTAGCATGTGGGCTGCTGTTGTGAATGTTGGACTTCCCTTTGGCATATTTTACCGCATGCATTCAGTCGCGAGTCTGTTTGAGGTCTTTCTGACATCATAA
- the otop2 gene encoding proton channel OTOP2 isoform X1, which produces MCLNSGYPCNCLTDGIPCEPCRMTAKDRETEEAHLSNTSAPGQAGSPCEPDLNISSSGAVKERGRNWGWMLSGIICVNILILGCALVSGSAYNNVNIGTPDLQIFLIILLLLTSIWMIYYAFYTARQENAVVYKDGHAGPIWLRGGLVLFGLLSIIMDIFKIASYVGYLHCDSAVKVAFPVVQFVFILVQTYFLWIHAKDCVQIQKNITRCGLMLTLSTNLVVWMTAVTEESVHQTTIPDYPSNTTKHTGRSMYINKAGYGDDKCKCSHTSCSIFKDAYYYLYPFNIEYSLFASAMAYVLWKNVGRIIDEHTHHHIKFRLKDVFLGPVAGILLVVAGLATFIVYEMEMKKDYSDDGKKDKAVMMHFVMNIVIVTLMSVSTVIGCAIFRVDHREHVSDKNPTRSLDVGLLVGASLGQFIISYYTIVAMVGTGAKGYLNRLNLAWSILMVIQLGLQNFFIIEGLHREPFHEVHPVVTVVANPYVLQPSKELNNPELSEKDRIPSPVLTAHNQHSHAAEHKPKLLWKRRVLKEVSVFLLLGNVILWIMPAFGARPQFDHDTETDFYEFSMWAAVVNVGLPFGIFYRMHSVASLFEVFLTS; this is translated from the exons ATGTGTCTGAACTCTGGCTATCCTTGCAATTGTTTGACCGATGGCATTCCATGTGAACCATGCAGGATGACGGCAaaagacagggagacagaggaggccCACCTGTCCAACACCAGTGCACCTGGTCAAGCGGGGAGCCCATGTGAACCCGACCTGAACATCTCTTCAAGTGGGGCTGTGAAGGAACGGGGTCGAAACTGGGGGTGGATGCTGTCTGGGATAATATGTGTCAACATTTTGATCCTCGGTTGTGCCCTGGTCAGCGGCAGCGCCTACAACAATGTGAACATCGGCACCCCTGACCTGCAGATTTTCCTGATCATCCTCCTCCTACTCACCTCCATCTGGATGATTTATTATGCCTTCTACACGGCCAGGCAAGAAAATGCTGTTGTTTACAAGGATGGCCATGCTGGACCTATATGGCTCAGGG GAGGACTTGTGCTATTTGGACTCCTCAGTATTATCATGGACATTTTCAAGATAGCCAGCTATGTGGGCTACCTCCACTGTGATTCTGCTGTAAAGGTTGCATTTCCCGTGGTGCAATTTGTTTTCATACTTGTGCAg ACATACTTTTTGTGGATCCACGCCAAGGACTGTGTGCAGATACAAAAGAACATAACACG CTGTGGGCTGATGCTCACCCTCTCCACAAATCTAGTTGTGTGGATGACTGCTGTCACCGAGGAGTCCGTTCACCAAACAACAATTCCCGATTACCCGAGCAACACCACTAAGCACACTGGACGAAGCATGTACATCAATAAAG CGGGTTATGGAGATGATAAGTGCAAGTGCAGCCACACTTCGTGCAGCATCTTCAAGGACGCCTACTACTACTTGTACCCCTTCAACATCGAGTACAGtctcttcgcctctgccatGGCTTATGTGTTATGGAAAAATGTTGGTAGAATAATAGATGAACATACCCACCACCACATCAAATTTCGGCTGAAGGATGTATTTCTTGGTCCTGTGGCAGGAATTCTCTTAGTGGTGGCAGGTCTGGCAACCTTCATTGTATATGAGATGGAAATGAAAAAGGACTATAGTGATGATGGCAAAAAGGACAAAGCAGTGATGATGCACTTTGTCATGAATATAGTGATAGTGACCCTGATGTCTGTGtccactgtgattggctgcgCCATCTTCAGGGTGGACCACAGGGAGCATGTATCGGACAAAAACCCCACACGCAGCCTGGATGTGGGACTGCTGGTGGGGGCCTCACTCGGACAGTTCATCATCAGCTATTACACAATCGTAGCTATGGTTGGAACTGGAGCCAAAGGTTACCTGAACAGGCTCAACCTGGCCTGGTCTATCCTCATGGTGATCCAGCTCGGCCTACAGAACTTTTTCATTATCGAAGGTTTACACCGGGAGCCCTTCCATGAGGTGCACCCGGTGGTCACTGTGGTTGCAAATCCATATGTGCTGCAGCCAAGCAAAGAGCTGAACAACCCTGAGTTATCAGAGAAGGACAGAATTCCCAGCCCAGTACTGACAGCACACAACCAGCACAGCCACGCGGCTGAGCACAAACCCAAACTGTTGTGGAAGAGACGTGTGTTGAAGgaagtcagtgtgtttttgctgctgggCAACGTCATA CTGTGGATCATGCCGGCCTTCGGAGCGCGTCCCCAGTTTGACCATGACACCGAAACTGATTTCTACGAATTTAGCATGTGGGCTGCTGTTGTGAATGTTGGACTTCCCTTTGGCATATTTTACCGCATGCATTCAGTCGCGAGTCTGTTTGAGGTCTTTCTGACATCATAA
- the otop2 gene encoding proton channel OTOP2 isoform X2, giving the protein MWSAAAKKGINTKTKTTQPLRMTAKDRETEEAHLSNTSAPGQAGSPCEPDLNISSSGAVKERGRNWGWMLSGIICVNILILGCALVSGSAYNNVNIGTPDLQIFLIILLLLTSIWMIYYAFYTARQENAVVYKDGHAGPIWLRGGLVLFGLLSIIMDIFKIASYVGYLHCDSAVKVAFPVVQFVFILVQTYFLWIHAKDCVQIQKNITRCGLMLTLSTNLVVWMTAVTEESVHQTTIPDYPSNTTKHTGRSMYINKAGYGDDKCKCSHTSCSIFKDAYYYLYPFNIEYSLFASAMAYVLWKNVGRIIDEHTHHHIKFRLKDVFLGPVAGILLVVAGLATFIVYEMEMKKDYSDDGKKDKAVMMHFVMNIVIVTLMSVSTVIGCAIFRVDHREHVSDKNPTRSLDVGLLVGASLGQFIISYYTIVAMVGTGAKGYLNRLNLAWSILMVIQLGLQNFFIIEGLHREPFHEVHPVVTVVANPYVLQPSKELNNPELSEKDRIPSPVLTAHNQHSHAAEHKPKLLWKRRVLKEVSVFLLLGNVILWIMPAFGARPQFDHDTETDFYEFSMWAAVVNVGLPFGIFYRMHSVASLFEVFLTS; this is encoded by the exons ATGTGGTCAGCTGCAGCAAAAAAGGGGATcaatacaaagacaaagacaacacagcCTCTGAG GATGACGGCAaaagacagggagacagaggaggccCACCTGTCCAACACCAGTGCACCTGGTCAAGCGGGGAGCCCATGTGAACCCGACCTGAACATCTCTTCAAGTGGGGCTGTGAAGGAACGGGGTCGAAACTGGGGGTGGATGCTGTCTGGGATAATATGTGTCAACATTTTGATCCTCGGTTGTGCCCTGGTCAGCGGCAGCGCCTACAACAATGTGAACATCGGCACCCCTGACCTGCAGATTTTCCTGATCATCCTCCTCCTACTCACCTCCATCTGGATGATTTATTATGCCTTCTACACGGCCAGGCAAGAAAATGCTGTTGTTTACAAGGATGGCCATGCTGGACCTATATGGCTCAGGG GAGGACTTGTGCTATTTGGACTCCTCAGTATTATCATGGACATTTTCAAGATAGCCAGCTATGTGGGCTACCTCCACTGTGATTCTGCTGTAAAGGTTGCATTTCCCGTGGTGCAATTTGTTTTCATACTTGTGCAg ACATACTTTTTGTGGATCCACGCCAAGGACTGTGTGCAGATACAAAAGAACATAACACG CTGTGGGCTGATGCTCACCCTCTCCACAAATCTAGTTGTGTGGATGACTGCTGTCACCGAGGAGTCCGTTCACCAAACAACAATTCCCGATTACCCGAGCAACACCACTAAGCACACTGGACGAAGCATGTACATCAATAAAG CGGGTTATGGAGATGATAAGTGCAAGTGCAGCCACACTTCGTGCAGCATCTTCAAGGACGCCTACTACTACTTGTACCCCTTCAACATCGAGTACAGtctcttcgcctctgccatGGCTTATGTGTTATGGAAAAATGTTGGTAGAATAATAGATGAACATACCCACCACCACATCAAATTTCGGCTGAAGGATGTATTTCTTGGTCCTGTGGCAGGAATTCTCTTAGTGGTGGCAGGTCTGGCAACCTTCATTGTATATGAGATGGAAATGAAAAAGGACTATAGTGATGATGGCAAAAAGGACAAAGCAGTGATGATGCACTTTGTCATGAATATAGTGATAGTGACCCTGATGTCTGTGtccactgtgattggctgcgCCATCTTCAGGGTGGACCACAGGGAGCATGTATCGGACAAAAACCCCACACGCAGCCTGGATGTGGGACTGCTGGTGGGGGCCTCACTCGGACAGTTCATCATCAGCTATTACACAATCGTAGCTATGGTTGGAACTGGAGCCAAAGGTTACCTGAACAGGCTCAACCTGGCCTGGTCTATCCTCATGGTGATCCAGCTCGGCCTACAGAACTTTTTCATTATCGAAGGTTTACACCGGGAGCCCTTCCATGAGGTGCACCCGGTGGTCACTGTGGTTGCAAATCCATATGTGCTGCAGCCAAGCAAAGAGCTGAACAACCCTGAGTTATCAGAGAAGGACAGAATTCCCAGCCCAGTACTGACAGCACACAACCAGCACAGCCACGCGGCTGAGCACAAACCCAAACTGTTGTGGAAGAGACGTGTGTTGAAGgaagtcagtgtgtttttgctgctgggCAACGTCATA CTGTGGATCATGCCGGCCTTCGGAGCGCGTCCCCAGTTTGACCATGACACCGAAACTGATTTCTACGAATTTAGCATGTGGGCTGCTGTTGTGAATGTTGGACTTCCCTTTGGCATATTTTACCGCATGCATTCAGTCGCGAGTCTGTTTGAGGTCTTTCTGACATCATAA
- the ush1ga gene encoding Usher syndrome type-1G protein homolog isoform X1 yields MNDRYHKAARDGYLDLLKEATRKDLNAQDEDGMTPTLWAAYHGNLEALRLIVARGGNPDKCDIWGNTPLHLAAANGHHNCLFFLVSFGANIWCLDNDYHTPLDMAATKNHMDCVRYLDSIASKQTALNTKLVNKLKDRAFRDAERRIKQCVKMQKKHHKRMERKFHKEASEASASDAMSFSSFTGSSISHKLRNFNPASVSVPYSQATLHATNRGKTKIQKKLEKRKQGDGTFKIYEDGRKSVRSLSGLQLGNDVMFVKQGTYVNPKDRGHRNIRDMFPRDNYDAISRAMSEPDLHGPDVDYSEISTDSGHDSLFNRPGLGTMVFRRNYVSGGLFDLGSRDEASVSGSNVRLRSRLQQYPGLDEDSIGSAHSLQERNVVEVPWEEIELGLDDDDEPDSSPLEVFLATQSMVEFFSIFKREKIDLEALLLCSDNDLKSIHIPLGPRKKILDACKTRLETIEDPDCIEDTEL; encoded by the exons ATGAATGACAGGTACCACAAGGCGGCCCGGGACGGCTACCTGGACCTGCTTAAGGAGGCGACTAGGAAGGATCTCAACGCGCAGGATGAGGATGGCATGACACCGACGTTATGGGCTGCTTATCACGGCAACCTGGAGGCTCTGCGGCTGATCGTGGCGAGGGG AGGAAACCCTGACAAGTGTGACATATGGGGGAACACACCGCTCCACCTGGCAGCTGCCAATGGTCACCACAACTGTCTTTTCTTCCTGGTATCTTTTGGTGCCAACATATGGTGTCTGGACAACGACTATCACACGCCGTTGGACATGGCCGCCACAAAGAATCACATGGATTGCGTCCGCTACCTGGATTCCATTGCTTCCAAGCAGACAGCCCTCAACACCAAGCTGGTCAACAAACTAAAGGATCGAGCGTTTCGGGATGCTGAGCGACGGATCAAACAGTGTGTAAAGATGCAAAAGAAACACCACAAACGCATGGAGCGGAAGTTTCATAAAGAGGCTTCAGAGGCTTCTGCTTCAGACGCCATGAGCTTTTCCAGCTTCACCGGCAGCTCTATTAGCCACAAACTGCGCAACTTTAATCCAGCTTCCGTCAGTGTGCCATATTCTCAG GCTACTCTCCATGCCACAAACCGAGGGAAGACAAAGATTcagaagaagctggagaagaggaaacaaggagatgGGACTTTTAAAATCTACGAGGATGGGAGGAAGAGTGTCCGCTCCCTGTCTGGCCTCCAGCTGGGCAACGATGTCATGTTTGTCAAACAGGGGACTTACGTCAACCCGAAGGACCGTGGCCACCGCAATATTCGTGACATGTTCCCCAGAGACAATTACGATGCCATTTCCCGTGCCATGAGTGAGCCGGACCTCCACGGGCCAGATGTGGACTATTCTGAGATCAGCACTGACTCTGGACATGATTCCCTGTTCAACCGGCCCGGTCTGGGCACCATGGTGTTTAGGAGGAACTATGTGAGTGGGGGGTTGTTTGACCTTGGCAGTCGGGATGAGGCCAGTGTATCAGGTAGTAATGTACGTCTACGCAGCCGGTTGCAGCAATACCCAGGTCTAGATGAAGACAGCATTGGCAGTGCACACAGCCTGCAGGAGAGGAACGTGGTAGAGGTGCCCTGGGAAGAAATCGAATTAGGGCTGGACGATGATGATGAGCCAGACTCAAGCCCTCTAGAGGTCTTCCTTGCCACACAGAGCATGGTCGAGTTTTTCTCCATCTTCAAGAGGGAGAAGATTGACCTTGAAGCACTGTTGCTATGCTCTGACAATGACCTTAAGAGTATCCATATCCCCTTAGGACCAAGGAAGAAGATTTTAGATGCCTGTAAGACAAGGCTGGAGACCATAGAGGACCCAGACTGCATTGAGGACACAGAACTGTGA